One window of Salegentibacter sp. Hel_I_6 genomic DNA carries:
- a CDS encoding SDR family NAD(P)-dependent oxidoreductase produces MSKQLTAIVTGANAGLGYATAKKFCDKGIKTYVNGRNKEKTEKACKELGENAIPFILDLNNLDLIPDAIEKIGQEAGSVDILVNNAGINMKKEFLEVTNEEFQNILHTNVLGLFAISREVAKIMKKQNSGSIINISSMAAQYGIPKVIAYSASKTAVDGMTRAMAVDLAQFGIRVNAVAPGFIETNMSRKALDNDPERKNRVLSRTPMGKLGQPSDIADSVYYFATAESSFVTGTILPVDGGNSIGF; encoded by the coding sequence ATGAGCAAACAACTAACAGCAATAGTGACCGGTGCCAACGCCGGACTTGGGTATGCAACCGCAAAAAAGTTTTGTGATAAAGGCATTAAAACCTATGTAAACGGAAGAAACAAAGAAAAGACAGAAAAGGCCTGTAAGGAATTAGGCGAAAACGCTATACCTTTTATATTGGATTTAAACAATTTAGATCTAATTCCCGATGCTATAGAAAAAATAGGCCAGGAAGCCGGGAGTGTTGATATTCTAGTAAATAACGCAGGTATCAATATGAAAAAGGAATTTCTGGAAGTTACTAATGAAGAATTTCAGAATATTTTACACACCAATGTTTTGGGACTTTTCGCAATCAGTCGCGAAGTGGCAAAAATAATGAAAAAGCAAAATTCGGGTAGTATTATAAATATCAGCTCAATGGCTGCACAATACGGAATTCCAAAAGTTATTGCCTATTCTGCCAGTAAAACAGCAGTTGACGGGATGACAAGGGCAATGGCCGTAGATTTAGCTCAATTCGGAATTCGGGTAAATGCCGTGGCTCCTGGATTTATTGAAACCAATATGTCCAGAAAAGCTTTGGATAATGATCCTGAACGAAAAAATAGGGTTTTATCAAGAACCCCAATGGGTAAATTAGGCCAACCCTCAGATATTGCTGATTCAGTGTATTATTTCGCCACTGCAGAATCTTCGTTCGTTACAGGAACTATTTTGCCCGTAGATGGTGGAAATTCAATAGGATTTTAG